A region from the Gallus gallus isolate bGalGal1 chromosome 25, bGalGal1.mat.broiler.GRCg7b, whole genome shotgun sequence genome encodes:
- the LOC776719 gene encoding V-type proton ATPase catalytic subunit A-like isoform X1, producing MEGDIGTRMADVEEESLLGAVHGVSGPVVTAIRMAGAAMYELVRVGHAELVGEIIRLEGDMATLQVYEETSGLRVGDPVLRTGQPLSVELGPGILGSIFDGIQRPLRDIAQLTGGIYIPRGVNVPALPRHLTWDFVPSKSIQVGSHVTGGDIYGTVTENSLIQHKIMVPPRSRGTVTHIAPPGHYSVSDVVLELDFEGVAEQLTMMQVWPVRQTRPVVEKLTANHPLLTGQRVLDALFPCVQGGTTAIPGAFGCGKTVISQSLSKYSNSDIIVYVGCGERGNEMSEVLRDFPELTMEVDGRTESIMKRTTLVANTSNMPVAAREASIYTGITLSEYFRDMGLHVSMMADSTSRWAEALREISGRLAEMPADSGYPAYLGARLASFYERAGRARCLGSPLREGSVSIVGAVSPPGGDFSDPVTSATLGIVQVFWGLDKKLAQRKHFPSVNWLISYSKYLRALEPHYEQLHPEFPALRTRAREILQEEEDLAEIVQLVGKASLAEADKVTLEVARLLKDDFLQQNGYSSYDRFCPFYKTVGMLHNIITFYELARHAVEATGAGERRVTWAAIRENLGDILYRLSAMKFMDPVKDGEANITAAFTQLNEEMQAAFRNLED from the exons ATGGagggggacatagggacacGGATGGCCGACGTTGAGGAGGAGAGCCTGCTGGGTGCCGTGCACGGTGTCTCGGGGCCCG TGGTGACGGCCATACGCATGGCAGGGGCAGCCATGTATGAACTGGTGCGTGTGGGGCatgcagagctggtgggggagATCATCCGCCTGGAGGGAGACATGGCCACGCTGCAGGTGTATGAGGAGACCT CGGGGCTGCGGGTGGGGGACCCGGTGTTGCGCACGGGTCAGCCGCTCTCGGTGGAGCTCGGTCCCggcatcctgggctccatctTCGATGGCATCCAGCGCCCGCTGCGGGACATTGCACAGCTGACGGGTGGCATCTACATCCCGCGGGGTGTCAACGTCCCTGCGCTGCCGCGGCACCTCACCTGGGACTTTGTCCCCAGCAAGAGCATCCAG GTTGGCAGCCACGTCACTGGTGGGGACATCTATGGGACGGTGACAGAGAACTCACTCATCCAACACAAGATCATGGTGCCACCCCGCAGCCGTGGCACTGTCACTCACATTGCGCCACCAGGACACTACAGCGTCTCG GATGTGGTGCTGGAGCTGGACTTCGAGGGTGTGGCCGAGCAGCTGACCATGATGCAGGTGTGGCCGGTGCGGCAGACCCGGCCCGTGGTGGAGAAGCTGACAGCAAATCACCCACTGCTGACGGGACAGCGCGTGCTGGATGCTCTTTTCCC GTGCGTGCAGGGTGGCACCACAGCCATCCCCGGTGCTTTCGGCTGTGGCAAAACCGTCATCTCACAGTCCCTGTCCAAGTACTCCAACAGCGACATCATCGTCTACGTGGGCTGCGGGGAGCGCGGCAATGAGATGTCTGAGGTGCTGCGGGACTTCCCTGAG CTCACCATGGAGGTGGATGGGAGGACGGAGAGCATCATGAAGCGCACCACGCTGGTGGCCAACACCTCCAACATGCCAGTGGCCGCCCGTGAGGCTTCCATCTACACTG GCATCACGCTGTCTGAGTACTTCCGCGACATGGGGCTCCATGTCAGCATGATGGCCGACTCCACCTCCCGCTGGGCCGAGGCATTGCGGGAGATTTCCGGGCGCTTGGCTGAGATGCCGGCGG ACAGTGGGTACCCCGCCTACCTGGGCGCCCGCCTGGCATCCTTCTATGAGCGTGCGGGGCGGGCGCGCTGCCTTGGGTCCCCCCTCCGTGAGGGCAGCGTCAGCATCGTTGGAGC AGTGTCACCGCCTGGAGGGGACTTCTCAGACCCTGTCACCTCAGCCACGCTGGGCATCGTGCAG GTGTTTTGGGGTCTGGACAAGAAGCTGGCACAGCGCAAGCACTTCCCCTCGGTAAACTGGCTGATCAGTTACAGCAAGTACTTGCGGGCACTGGAGCCCCACTACGAGCAGCTGCACCCTGAGTTCCCTGCGCTGCGCACCCGTGCCAGGGAGatcctgcaggaggaggaggatctGGCCGAAATTGTGCAGCTCGTGGGGaag GCATCCCTCGCTGAGGCTGACAAGGTGACACTGGAGGTGGCCAGACTCCTCAAGGATGACTTCCTACAGCAGAATGGCTACTCCTCCTACGACAG gTTCTGCCCCTTCTACAAGACAGTGGGGATGCTGCACAACATCATCACCTTCTATGAGCTTGCCCGACATGCTGTGGAGGCCACTGGGGCTGGCGAGCGCCGTGTCACTTGGGCAGCCATCCGTGAGAACCTCGGGGACATCCTGTACCGGCTGAGTGCCATGAAGTTCATG GACCCGGTGAAGGACGGCGAAGCCAACATCACAGCTGCCTTCACGCAGCTCAACGAGGAGATGCAGGCGGCCTTCCGCAACCTGGAGGACTGA
- the LOC776719 gene encoding V-type proton ATPase catalytic subunit A-like isoform X3 — MEGDIGTRMADVEEESLLGAVHGVSGPVVTAIRMAGAAMYELVRVGHAELVGEIIRLEGDMATLQVYEETSGLRVGDPVLRTGQPLSVELGPGILGSIFDGIQRPLRDIAQLTGGIYIPRGVNVPALPRHLTWDFVPSKSIQVGSHVTGGDIYGTVTENSLIQHKIMVPPRSRGTVTHIAPPGHYSVSDVVLELDFEGVAEQLTMMQVWPVRQTRPVVEKLTANHPLLTGQRVLDALFPCVQGGTTAIPGAFGCGKTVISQSLSKYSNSDIIVYVGCGERGNEMSEVLRDFPELTMEVDGRTESIMKRTTLVANTSNMPVAAREASIYTGITLSEYFRDMGLHVSMMADSTSRWAEALREISGRLAEMPADSGYPAYLGARLASFYERAGRARCLGSPLREGSVSIVGAVSPPGGDFSDPVTSATLGIVQVFWGLDKKLAQRKHFPSVNWLISYSKYLRALEPHYEQLHPEFPALRTRAREILQEEEDLAEIVQLVGKASLAEADKVTLEVARLLKDDFLQQNGYSSYDRTR, encoded by the exons ATGGagggggacatagggacacGGATGGCCGACGTTGAGGAGGAGAGCCTGCTGGGTGCCGTGCACGGTGTCTCGGGGCCCG TGGTGACGGCCATACGCATGGCAGGGGCAGCCATGTATGAACTGGTGCGTGTGGGGCatgcagagctggtgggggagATCATCCGCCTGGAGGGAGACATGGCCACGCTGCAGGTGTATGAGGAGACCT CGGGGCTGCGGGTGGGGGACCCGGTGTTGCGCACGGGTCAGCCGCTCTCGGTGGAGCTCGGTCCCggcatcctgggctccatctTCGATGGCATCCAGCGCCCGCTGCGGGACATTGCACAGCTGACGGGTGGCATCTACATCCCGCGGGGTGTCAACGTCCCTGCGCTGCCGCGGCACCTCACCTGGGACTTTGTCCCCAGCAAGAGCATCCAG GTTGGCAGCCACGTCACTGGTGGGGACATCTATGGGACGGTGACAGAGAACTCACTCATCCAACACAAGATCATGGTGCCACCCCGCAGCCGTGGCACTGTCACTCACATTGCGCCACCAGGACACTACAGCGTCTCG GATGTGGTGCTGGAGCTGGACTTCGAGGGTGTGGCCGAGCAGCTGACCATGATGCAGGTGTGGCCGGTGCGGCAGACCCGGCCCGTGGTGGAGAAGCTGACAGCAAATCACCCACTGCTGACGGGACAGCGCGTGCTGGATGCTCTTTTCCC GTGCGTGCAGGGTGGCACCACAGCCATCCCCGGTGCTTTCGGCTGTGGCAAAACCGTCATCTCACAGTCCCTGTCCAAGTACTCCAACAGCGACATCATCGTCTACGTGGGCTGCGGGGAGCGCGGCAATGAGATGTCTGAGGTGCTGCGGGACTTCCCTGAG CTCACCATGGAGGTGGATGGGAGGACGGAGAGCATCATGAAGCGCACCACGCTGGTGGCCAACACCTCCAACATGCCAGTGGCCGCCCGTGAGGCTTCCATCTACACTG GCATCACGCTGTCTGAGTACTTCCGCGACATGGGGCTCCATGTCAGCATGATGGCCGACTCCACCTCCCGCTGGGCCGAGGCATTGCGGGAGATTTCCGGGCGCTTGGCTGAGATGCCGGCGG ACAGTGGGTACCCCGCCTACCTGGGCGCCCGCCTGGCATCCTTCTATGAGCGTGCGGGGCGGGCGCGCTGCCTTGGGTCCCCCCTCCGTGAGGGCAGCGTCAGCATCGTTGGAGC AGTGTCACCGCCTGGAGGGGACTTCTCAGACCCTGTCACCTCAGCCACGCTGGGCATCGTGCAG GTGTTTTGGGGTCTGGACAAGAAGCTGGCACAGCGCAAGCACTTCCCCTCGGTAAACTGGCTGATCAGTTACAGCAAGTACTTGCGGGCACTGGAGCCCCACTACGAGCAGCTGCACCCTGAGTTCCCTGCGCTGCGCACCCGTGCCAGGGAGatcctgcaggaggaggaggatctGGCCGAAATTGTGCAGCTCGTGGGGaag GCATCCCTCGCTGAGGCTGACAAGGTGACACTGGAGGTGGCCAGACTCCTCAAGGATGACTTCCTACAGCAGAATGGCTACTCCTCCTACGACAG GACCCGGTGA
- the LOC776719 gene encoding V-type proton ATPase catalytic subunit A-like isoform X2, which produces MFPTSCPYPYPLPHIPCLTSPSCFMCPLLSSPHSGAAGGGPGVAHGSAALGGARSRHPGLHLRWHPAPAAGHCTADGWHLHPAGCQRPCAAAAPHLGLCPQQEHPVTLMVTPCQVGSHVTGGDIYGTVTENSLIQHKIMVPPRSRGTVTHIAPPGHYSVSDVVLELDFEGVAEQLTMMQVWPVRQTRPVVEKLTANHPLLTGQRVLDALFPCVQGGTTAIPGAFGCGKTVISQSLSKYSNSDIIVYVGCGERGNEMSEVLRDFPELTMEVDGRTESIMKRTTLVANTSNMPVAAREASIYTGITLSEYFRDMGLHVSMMADSTSRWAEALREISGRLAEMPADSGYPAYLGARLASFYERAGRARCLGSPLREGSVSIVGAVSPPGGDFSDPVTSATLGIVQVFWGLDKKLAQRKHFPSVNWLISYSKYLRALEPHYEQLHPEFPALRTRAREILQEEEDLAEIVQLVGKASLAEADKVTLEVARLLKDDFLQQNGYSSYDRFCPFYKTVGMLHNIITFYELARHAVEATGAGERRVTWAAIRENLGDILYRLSAMKFMDPVKDGEANITAAFTQLNEEMQAAFRNLED; this is translated from the exons ATGTTCCCCACCTCGTGTCCCTATCCCTATCCTCTACCCCACATCCCCTGTCTCACGTCCCCCTCCTGCTTCATGTGCCCTCTCCTGAGCTCCCCACACAGCGGGGCTGCGGGTGGGGGACCCGGTGTTGCGCACGGGTCAGCCGCTCTCGGTGGAGCTCGGTCCCggcatcctgggctccatctTCGATGGCATCCAGCGCCCGCTGCGGGACATTGCACAGCTGACGGGTGGCATCTACATCCCGCGGGGTGTCAACGTCCCTGCGCTGCCGCGGCACCTCACCTGGGACTTTGTCCCCAGCAAGAGCATCCAG TTACCCTCATGGTCACCCCGTGCCAGGTTGGCAGCCACGTCACTGGTGGGGACATCTATGGGACGGTGACAGAGAACTCACTCATCCAACACAAGATCATGGTGCCACCCCGCAGCCGTGGCACTGTCACTCACATTGCGCCACCAGGACACTACAGCGTCTCG GATGTGGTGCTGGAGCTGGACTTCGAGGGTGTGGCCGAGCAGCTGACCATGATGCAGGTGTGGCCGGTGCGGCAGACCCGGCCCGTGGTGGAGAAGCTGACAGCAAATCACCCACTGCTGACGGGACAGCGCGTGCTGGATGCTCTTTTCCC GTGCGTGCAGGGTGGCACCACAGCCATCCCCGGTGCTTTCGGCTGTGGCAAAACCGTCATCTCACAGTCCCTGTCCAAGTACTCCAACAGCGACATCATCGTCTACGTGGGCTGCGGGGAGCGCGGCAATGAGATGTCTGAGGTGCTGCGGGACTTCCCTGAG CTCACCATGGAGGTGGATGGGAGGACGGAGAGCATCATGAAGCGCACCACGCTGGTGGCCAACACCTCCAACATGCCAGTGGCCGCCCGTGAGGCTTCCATCTACACTG GCATCACGCTGTCTGAGTACTTCCGCGACATGGGGCTCCATGTCAGCATGATGGCCGACTCCACCTCCCGCTGGGCCGAGGCATTGCGGGAGATTTCCGGGCGCTTGGCTGAGATGCCGGCGG ACAGTGGGTACCCCGCCTACCTGGGCGCCCGCCTGGCATCCTTCTATGAGCGTGCGGGGCGGGCGCGCTGCCTTGGGTCCCCCCTCCGTGAGGGCAGCGTCAGCATCGTTGGAGC AGTGTCACCGCCTGGAGGGGACTTCTCAGACCCTGTCACCTCAGCCACGCTGGGCATCGTGCAG GTGTTTTGGGGTCTGGACAAGAAGCTGGCACAGCGCAAGCACTTCCCCTCGGTAAACTGGCTGATCAGTTACAGCAAGTACTTGCGGGCACTGGAGCCCCACTACGAGCAGCTGCACCCTGAGTTCCCTGCGCTGCGCACCCGTGCCAGGGAGatcctgcaggaggaggaggatctGGCCGAAATTGTGCAGCTCGTGGGGaag GCATCCCTCGCTGAGGCTGACAAGGTGACACTGGAGGTGGCCAGACTCCTCAAGGATGACTTCCTACAGCAGAATGGCTACTCCTCCTACGACAG gTTCTGCCCCTTCTACAAGACAGTGGGGATGCTGCACAACATCATCACCTTCTATGAGCTTGCCCGACATGCTGTGGAGGCCACTGGGGCTGGCGAGCGCCGTGTCACTTGGGCAGCCATCCGTGAGAACCTCGGGGACATCCTGTACCGGCTGAGTGCCATGAAGTTCATG GACCCGGTGAAGGACGGCGAAGCCAACATCACAGCTGCCTTCACGCAGCTCAACGAGGAGATGCAGGCGGCCTTCCGCAACCTGGAGGACTGA